One stretch of Rhizoctonia solani chromosome 8, complete sequence DNA includes these proteins:
- a CDS encoding F-box-like protein — translation MSDISTSPYICVREWEAAGTHLEQALIAYHDHCHALSARRLESASDVYDIVSRIDHSLESFYTSLEKQIAQSRRTLALIRNKLVGQFYTLPDEILVEIFTLVVYDQSDSHVPFIEDHISRLYCQLNSLLAVCSVWRRVGISHGALWTYIPIISRKSGWPGRSVTERSYDRAGGRELHLIASMEKDVDHDFTETIRNNYSRFRSINIVFENKMPLRRGILPLFKRKPASQVLIELSLYHLLDPSEEVGHDLPEEITSLTSLQPSAPFSSSIDQTVKQLRVLQLKHILIHWKLMSLPNLVELRIDTRTNSGFAPQPTEALPRGSVRRRHPAHTGVNPPSLYQISLFLTHKMITTIGTSAGQEFIHGVEDLLPMIHGMNVDTLLIQGDDIWGTWIQPTLLQSLLCSLPHVPVLKVDACKLDHDNLEALTNRENDMSFPKLCELYFSNVEVDFHTQAQFESWKRCISSHPIRHIMFGSTTVCNPSHLAEQNLTSDFPVVQWLREKVPDFCLLGEKYTPPEFQTHHWQMW, via the exons ATGTCAGATATCTCAACT TCACCCTATATCTGCGTGCGTGAGTGGGAGGCAGCTGGTACACATTTGGAACAGGCATTAATCGCCTATCATGATCACTGCCATGCTCTTAGTGCAAGACGGCTCGAATCTGCATCAGATGTCTACGACATAGTATCTCGAATAGATCACAGCCTAGAATCTTTTTACACCTCCCTAGAAAAGCAAATTGCGCAATCTCGTCGGACACTTGCTCTTATACGCAACAAACTAGTTGGCCAATTCTACACTCTCCCTGACGAGATCTTGGTCGAGATATTTACACTTGTCGTCTACGATCAATCAGATTCTCATGTGCCATTTATAGAGGACCACATTTCCAGGCTCTATTGTCAGCTAAATTCGCTGCTAGCCGTATGCAGTGTCTGGAGGAGGGTTGGAATATCGCACGGGGCTCTTTGGACATACATTCCTATCATCAGCCGAAAATCGGGATGGCCGGGACGATCCGTTACAGAACGGAGCTACGATCGAGCTGGTGGCCGGGAATTACACTTGATAGCGAGTATGGAGAAGGATGTCGATCATGATTTTACCGAAACCATCAGGAACAATTATAGCCGCTTTCGGTCGATAAATATCGTATTTGAGAACAAGATGCCACTGCGCCGAGGCATTCTGCCCTTGTTCAAGCGTAAACCTGCTTCACAAGTATTGATTGAATTATCGTTATATCATCTCTTGGACCCATCAGAAGAAGTCGGCCACGACCTTCCAGAAGAGATTACCTCTCTTACCTCTCTTCAGCCTTCAGCTCCATTCTCGAGTTCTATAGATCAAACCGTCAAACAACTTCGAGTGCTGCAGCTCAAACACATTCTTATCCATTGGAAACTCATGTCTCTTCCAAATCTGGTTGAGTTACGGATCGA CACCCGTACCAATTCAGGTTTCGCTCCCCAACCTACAGAGGCTTTACCTCGGGGATCTGTACGCCGACGACACCCGGCTCATACTGGAGTCAATCCCCCATCCTTATATCAAATATCCCTCTTCCTTACTCATAAGATGATTACCACCATAGGTACCAGCGCTGGACAAGAATTTATTCATGGCGTAGAGGATTTATTGCCCATGATCCACGGGATGAATGTCGATACGCTACTCATCCAAGGTGATGATATATGGGGGACCTGGATCCAGCCTACTCTACTCCAGAGTCTTCTGTGTTCGTTACCCCACGTACCTGTCCTCAAGGTGGACGCTTGTAAACTCGACCATGACAATTTGGAAGCTTTGACCAACCGAGAAAACGACATGAGCTTTCCCAAACTTTGCGAGCTTTACTTTAGCAATGTCGAAGTTGATTTCCATACTCAGGCGCAATTTGAAAGCTGGAAGAGATGCATATCCAGCCATCCGATTCGGCATATAATGTTTGGATCAACGACGGTCTGCAATCCGTCACATCTAGCTGAACAGAATCTCACCAGTGACTTCCCAGTTGTACAATGGCTCAGGGAAAAGGTTCCAGATTTTTGCCTCTTGGGTGAGAAATACACTCCACCCGAGTTTCAAACACACCATTGGCAGATGTGGTAG
- a CDS encoding tyrosinase, with protein sequence MLPTSPHTVLFWASLLLAFPGALLAPTKRSECTNPAIRREWSTLSQSKRDAFHKAVKCLQTKPSIVESGGDLSECGYTDPMPYWDWTRNADSASAFRNAPIFDPVTGFGGPSTPEGNGTAVCVDNGPYAGFQVNIPEPHCLQRSFPVTNEMAGNWTSSTVNRIMEYPDYMRFWNTSERSPHDLIHGAVGADLRQNYSPNEPLFFLHHSQVDRLWTLWQGRNATRLSDYQGNTVQNTTDYNASLQDTMKFMGLGDDRSVESLMDTLSNGLCYKYDDDE encoded by the exons ATGCTGCCAACAAGCCCTCACACCGTTCTCTTCTGGGCTAGTCTCTTGCTTGCATTTCCCGGTGCTCTCCTTGCTCCTACCAAGCGATCCGAGTGCACCAACCCCGCCATTCGCAGGGAGTGGAGCACTCTCTCACAGTCCAAACGGGACGCCTTCCACAAGGCTGTCAAATGTCTGCAGACCAAGCCCAGCATAGTCGAATCCGGAGGA GATCTTAGTGAATGTGGATATACAGATCCAATGCCCTACTGGGATTGGACCCGCAACGCGGACAGCGCAAGCGCATTCAGAAACGCGCCCATATTCGACCCCGTTACAGGATTTGGAGGCCCCAGCACTCCAGAGGGTAATGGAACTGCAGTCTGCGTTGACAATGGCCCATATGCCGGGTTCCAG GTTAACATACCTGAGCCGCATTGCCTGCAGCGTAGCTTCCCCGTAACCAACGAAATGGCCGGAAACTGGACAAGCTCGACAGTGAACAGAATCATGGAATATCCGGACTATATGCGCTTTTGGAACACCTCCGAGC GCTCACCTCATGACCTGATTCATGGGGCGGTCGGCGCCGACTTGCGCCAAAACTATTCGCCTAACGAACCCCTC TTCTTCCTGCATCATTCACAGGTCGACCGCCTGTGGACGCTCTGGCAGGGGAGGAATGCAACTCGTCTCTCGGACTACCAGGGTAATACTGTACAGAATACGACCGACTACAATGCGAGCTTGCAAGATACGATGAAATTTATGGGACTTGGGGATGATCGATCGGTCGAGAGTCTTATGGACACTCTATCTAACGGACTATGCTATAAG TATGACGACGACGAGTGA
- a CDS encoding TCP-1/cpn60 chaperonin family (T-complex protein 1): MQAPGQMPVFVMNTTPERQSGRKAQVANITAAKTVADVIRTCLGPKAMLKMILDPMGGILLTNDGNAILREIDVAHPAAKNMIELSRTQDEEVGDGTTSVIILAGEVLAHTLPLLERSIHPVRIIAGLNAALATALETVNRISIPIDPNSDEDMLALIKTAIGTKFVARWSDLMCSLALKAVRTVTQGGETQSVGGVQIINGMTTIDIKRYARVEKVPGGTIEESQVLSGVLINKDITHPKMRRRIANPRIILLDCPLEYKKGESQTNIEISKEEDWARILEIEEEQIKKICEKLIEFKPDLIITEKGVSDLAQHYLLKANITALRRVRKSDNNRIARATGATIVNRVEDLRDSDVGTQCGMFYIEKMGDEYFTFLTECTSPKACTILLRGPSKDILNEIDRNLADAMAVARNVVLNPRLIPGGGAVEMAVARALTESGATGVAGKEKEVAGAAQGAVFKAVADALEVIPRTLVQNAGGNAIRVLTELRAKHAAGEHTWGIDGNVGKIADMKTYGLYESASVKIQTLKTAIEATRVLLRVDDIVQATRKDKSGGGGGGAPAVQDMGQGPDGEGEPEMP, from the exons ATGCAAGCTCCCGGACAAATGCCCGTGTTCGTAATGA ACACTACCCCTGAGCGCCAGAGTGGTCGAAAAGCTCAAGTCGCAAACATTACTGCCGCTAAG ACTGTTGCAGATGTTATCCGAACATGTCTTGGCCCTAAGGCTATGCTGAAAATGATTTTAGATCCCATGGGTGGAATTTT ATTGACGAACGATGGAAATGCTATCCTACGAGAAATTGATGTTGCACATCCAGCTGCAAAGAACATGATTGAACTTTCAAGAACTCAGGATGAAGAGGTCGGAGACGGTACTACCAGTGTTATTATCCTCG CTGGAGAGGTTCTTGCCCACACTCTCCCACTCCTTGAGCGATCCATTCATCCCGTGCGAATTATTGCTGGCCTCAATGCTGCGCTTGCCACCGCTCTCGAAACTGTCAATCGCATTTCCATTCCTATTGACCCCAATTCCGATGAAGACATGCTTGCGCTTATCAAAACTGCAATTGGTACCAAGTTTGTCGCTCGGTGGTCGGACCTCATGTGTTCTCTCGCGCTCAAGGCAGTAAGAACCGTGACGCAAGGTGGAGAAACTCAGAGTGTTGGCGGAGTGCAGATCATTAACGGAATGACGACAATCGATATCAAGCGATATGCGCGAGTGGAAAAGGTTCCAGGCGGAACAATCGAAGAGTCGCAGGTTCTGTCAGGAGTCTTAATTAACAAGGACATCACTCACCCCAAAATGCGACGACGAATTGCGAATCCTCGTATTATCCTTCTCGATTGTCCATTGGAATACAAGAAAGGTGAAAGCCAAACAAATATTGAAATTTccaaagaagaagattgGGCTCGTATTCTTGAAATCGAGGAGGAACAAATCAAGAAGATCTGTGAAAAACTCATCGAGTTCAAGCCGGACTTGATCATCACAGAGAAGGGAGTCAGTG ATCTCGCCCAGCATTACCTCCTCAAGGCAAATATCACTGCCCTTCGCCGAGTACGCAAGTCCGATAACAACCGTATTGCGCGCGCCACTGGAGCTACAATTGTGAATCGAGTCGAAGACCTTCGTGATTCCGATGTGGGTACCCAGTGTGGAATGTTCTACATTGAAAAGATGGGAGATGA ATATTTCACGTTCCTCACAGAATGTACATCCCCCAAAGCATGCACTATTCTTCTGCGTGGACCCAGCAAGGATATCCTCAATGAGATCGACAGGAACTTGGCAGACGCGATGGCAGTCGCACGCAATGTCGTGCTCAACCCTCGGCTTATTCCAGGTGGAGGTGCTGTAGAAATGGCGGTTGCTCGGGCTTTGACCGAGAGTGGAGCGACGGGCGTGGCTggaaaggaaaaggaggTGGCCGGAGCAGCTCAGGGCGCTGTCTTCAAGGCTGTGGCAGACGCTTTAGAGGTTATCCCTCGGACCCTAGTGCAAAACGCGGGTGGGAACGCGATCAGGGTATTAACCGAACTGAGA GCTAAACATGCTGCGGGCGAGCACACTTGGGGAATCGATGGAAATGTCGGAAAGATCGCCGATATGAAGACATATGGTCTATATGAGAGTGCAAGTGTCAAGATCCAAACGCTCAAAACTGCTATTGAG GCAACACGTGTCCTACTCCGCGTGGACGATATTGTCCAAGCAACTCGCAAGGATAAGTCTGGAGGCGGTGGTGGGGGCGCACCAGCTGTGCAAGATATGGGCCAGGGTCCTGATGGAGAGGGAGAGCCAGAGATGCCATAG
- a CDS encoding mitogen activated protein kinase: MSFVKLSIFGTSFEVTTRYVDLQPVGMGAFGLVWQDELTAAAVAIKKIMKPFSTPVLAKRTYRELKLLKHIKHENIISLSDVFISPQEDIYFVTELLGTDLHRLLTSRPLEKQFIQYFLYQILRGLKYVHSAGVIHRDLKPSNILVNENCDLRICDFGLARLQDPQMTGYVSTRYYRAPEIMLTWQKYDVAVDIWSTGCIFAEMLEGKPLFPGKDHVNQFSIITELLGTPPDDVIQTICSENTLRFVQSLPKRERIPFSQKFKTNDPVALDLLERMLVFDPRKRITAAEALSHEYVAPYHDPTDEPIASEPFDWSFNDADLPVDTWKVMMYSEILDFHQIVEQDVEPNNPQGALAAPVGQVV; this comes from the exons ATGTCTTTTGTCAAGCTCAGCATTTTCGGCACTTCCTTCGAG GTCACGACTCGATATGTGGATCTGCAACCAGTTGGAATGG GTGCATTCGGCCTTGTTTGGCAA gatgaattgacagcAGCTGCGGTCGCGATCAAGAAGATCATGAAACCCTTTTCGACGCCTGTCCTTGCTAAACGCACATATCGCGAACTCAAGCTCCTCAAGCACATTAAACACGAGAAC ATTATTTCCCTGAGCGATGTGTTTATTTCCCCACAAGAAGACAT TTACTTTGTTACAGAACTGCTCGGAACCGACTTGCACCGACTCCTCACCTCGCGTCCGCTCGAGAAGCAGTTTATTCAATATTTCTTGTACCAGATCCTT CGCGGCCTCAAATACGTTCACTCGGCAGGAGTCATTCACCGTGACTTGAAGCCTTCTAATATCCTCGTCAACGAAAATTGCGATCTTAGGATCTGTGATTTTGGCCTGGCAAGGTTGCAG GATCCTCAAATGACCGGATATGTTTCCACACGGTACTATCGTGCCCCTGAGATCATGCTGACATGGCAAAAGTACGACGTAGCGG TTGATATTTGGAGCACTGGCTGCATTTTTGCGGAGATGCTCGAGGGCAAGCCACTCTTCCCCGGGAAGGATC ACGTGAACCAATTCTCCATCATTACCGAACTCCTTGGCACACCTCCGGATGACGTTATTCAGACCATCTGTAGCGAGAAC ACTTTGCGATTTGTACAAAGCTTGCCCAAGCGAGAACGTATACCTTTCTCGCAAAAGTTCAAGACCAATGACCCAGTTG CCCTCGACCTCTTGGAACGAATGCTTGTCTTTGACCCCCGAAAACGTATCACTGCCGCCGAAGCTCTCTCGCACGAGTACGTGGCGCCTTACCACGACCCAACCGACGAGCCCATCGCATCGGAACCGTTCGACTGGAGCTTCAACGATGCGGATCTTCCGGTCGATACCTGGAAGGTCATGATGTACTCGGAGATCCTCG ACTTCCACCAAATCGTCGAGCAGGATGTCGAACCCAACAACCCGCAAGGGGCTCTGGCCGCCCCCGTAGGACAGGTCGTCTAA
- a CDS encoding CHAT domain protein has translation MDHLEQEAERATRALSELSYDHADLESRMEYVSRALAFIPETHRDLPRWLCTLVYSHLGRFKSLNKIGDLENAIKYLLRAFQLTPDGSPYTAKRLCDLGELYQYRFRQLGEPIDLERAMDYTTRAVNLTPIGHQDLPSRLSNLGTIYGDRFRHQGELSDSDEAIKRCYSAVAVAPDDHPDLPRWLDRLGVSCGDRFKRLNEIEDLDKSIKYMHRAINLTPINHQDRAHRLGNLCTSYRSRFQRLGEVPDNDSAIAYGTTALSLLPNGHPDVPQWLADLGASCIERFRQLGELEDLNKAIDFLSRAAHSTPEKHPELPNILNILGEAHGDRFIKEKEFSDLGEAIVHARRALELTPEGHPTLPTKHSLVAKLCFLQYETTGSELFLESTLNSFRMACKSSSGSPSARFEVARNWAALATGCDALHCLEAYQTAMDLLPQYIWLGATNNQRYEDLKAAVNLAVDAASTATYYSKYALALEWIEYGRCVVWTQSLMLRSPLDELHSSHPELAIRLRGVAKQLNDASSESRESLALASGSLTAEEVGLEHRRLALEYEKLLLAVRRLPGFTNFLQPKQAAALVNAAQYGPIVVINCHTEGSDALIILPGKSDVQHIPFPDFTEESAIRAHSQISPSVNGLRDGGFRRAIHEEHDDRFGEALHTVWIQIVRPVLDYLGYMDRVSTEALPHITWCPTGMATFLPLHAAGDYDTPRSRVFDYVISSYSPILSTLLSPNTRTLTRNIRLLAVGQTQTPGFSSLPGVDLELAAVRSRVENQIQYTQLTNDQATPMIALETMDEHDWVHFACHASQDFTDPTKSGFYLHQDMLTLSAINRQSFKNKGLAYLAACQTATGDENLPDEAIHLASGMLMAGYPSVIATRWSVRDDDAVVVANTFYAELMKCGKIGGGEAGKALHKAVDELRQKIGEKEYHRWVPYIHIGS, from the exons ATGGATCATTTGGAGCAAGAAGCAGAGCGTGCTACTCGCGCGCTCAGTGAACTTTCTTATGATCATGCCGATCTTGAATCTCGCATGGAATACGTATCTCGCGCGCTTGCTTTTATCCCGGAGACTCACCGAGACTTGCCGAGGTGGCTTTGCACTCTTGTATATTCTCATCTCGGACGGTTTAAGTCCCTGAACAAGATAGGCGATCTCGAAAATGCCATAAAATACCTACTTCGTGCATTCCAATTAACACCCGATGGTAGTCCATACACGGCAAAGCGACTTTGTGACCTTGGAGAACTTTATCAGTATCGTTTTCGGCAGTTAGGAGAACCCATTGACCTAGAGAGAGCGATGGACTATACGACCCGTGCTGTAAACCTGACTCCCATTGGTCATCAAGACTTACCCTCCCGACTCAGTAATCTAGGAACAATTTATGGGGATCGTTTCCGCCATCAAGGTGAACTTTCCGATAGCGATGAAGCAATTAAACGCTGCTACTCTGCTGTTGCTGTAGCCCCCGATGACCATCCAGATTTACCACGCTGGCTTGATCGCTTAGGAGTGTCATGTGGCGATCGGTTCAAGCGCCTGAACGAGATAGAGGACCTCGACAAATCAATAAAGTATATGCATCGTGCAATTAATCTGACCCCCATCAATCACCAAGACCGAGCGCACCGACTTGGTAACCTTTGCACATCTTACCGTAGCCGATTTCAACGCCTAGGCGAAGTTCCCGATAACGACAGTGCAATTGCTTACGGTACAACTGCACTCTCTCTTCTTCCCAACGGACATCCAGATGTACCGCAATGGCTTGCTGATCTAGGCGCGTCTTGCATTGAGCGATTCAGACAACTGGGCGAGCTGGAGGATCTTAACAAAGCCATAGACTTTTTATCACGTGCGGCGCATTCCACCCCAGAAAAGCACCCCGAATTACCGAATATATTGAATATATTGGGAGAAGCCCATGGTGATCGTTTTATCAAAGAGAAAGAGTTTAGCGATCTAGGAGAGGCAATAGTTCATGCCCGTCGTGCACTCGAACTTACCCCTGAAGGTCATCCTACGCTTCCCACAAAGCACTCCCTCGTCGCAAAACTTTGCTTCCTCCAGTACGAGACCACAGGCAGTGAACTATTTCTGGAATCCACATTGAACTCTTTTCGTATGGCTTGCAAGTCCTCGAGCGGATCCCCAAGCGCCAGGTTCGAGGTCGCACGTAATTGGGCAGCGCTAGCCACTGGCTGCGATGCCCTCCATTGCCTTGAAGCCTACCAAACTGCAATGGACCTTCTGCCGCAATATATTTGGTTGGGCGCTACCAACAATCAACGCTACGAAGATCTAAAGGCGGCGGTCAACCTGGCGGTAGACGCGGCCTCGACTGCTACTTATTATTCAAAATACGCACTGGCTCTCGAATGGATAGAGTATGGGCGCTGCGTAGTATGGACTCAAAGCCTGATGCTCCGTTCACCTCTTGATGAACTACATTCTTCCCATCCAGAACTGGCAATCCGCCTCCGGGGAGTCGCTAAACAGTTGAACGATGCCAGTTCTGAATCCCGTGAATCTCTAGCTCTGGCCTCTGGGTCACTAACTGCGGAAGAAGTCGGTCTGGAGCACCGTCGTCTGGCTTTAGAATATGAAAAATTGCTGTTGGCAGTGCGTCGCCTTCCTGGATTTACGAACTTCCTTCAGCCGAAGCAGGCAGCTGCTCTCGTTAATGCTGCCCAGTACGGCCCAATTGTAGTAATTAATTGCCATACGGAAGGATCTGATGCGCTCATTATTTTGCCCGGAAAATCTGACGTCCAACACATTCCTTTCCCGGATTTCACAGAAGAGAGCGCGATTCGTGCTCACTCTCAAATCAGTCCCTCTGTTAATGGCCTTCGCGACGGGGGCTTTCGTAGAGCTATACACGAAGAACATGACGACAGGTTCGGGGAAGCGTTGCATACTGTCTGGATCCAGATTGTTAGGCCGGTGCTAGATTATCTAGGGTACATG GACCGTGTTTCGACAGAAGCTCTTCCTCATATCACATGGTGCCCTACGGGCATGGCGACTTTCCTACCTTTGCATGCGGCTGGCGACTATGACACACCTCGATCAAGAGTGTTTGATTATGTCATATCCTCTTATTCGCCCATCCTTTCGACTCTCTTATCTCCCAACACGCGCACGTTAACCCGTAACATCCGACTGCTGGCAGTCGGACAAACGCAGACACCAGGCTTTAGTTCACTACCTGGGGTTGACCTGGAGCTTGCAGCGGTCAGGTCCCGTGTAGAAAATCAAATACAGTACACACAGCTCACCAACGATCAAGCGACCCCTATGATCGCTCTAGAGACCATGGATGAACATGATTGGGTACATTTTGCTTGTCACGCTTCCCAAGACTTCACAGATCCCACAAAAAGTGGGTTTTACCTTCATCAAGATATGCTCACGCTTTCTGCTATCAATCGACAGTCGTTCAAGAATAAAGGCCTAGCATATCTTGCTGCTTGCCAGACGGCAACAGGAGACGAGAACCTTCCTGACGAGGCCATACACCTTGCGTCAGGAATGCTCATGGCGGGATATCCAAGTGTGATTGCCACAAGGTGGTCAGTTCGTGATGACGATGCAGTGGTAGTAGCCAATACTTTCTATGCGGAGCTGATGAAATGCGGGAAGATAGGGGGTGGAGAGGCAGGAAAGGCGCTACATAAGGCGGTCGATGAGTTGCGGCAGAAGATTGGAGAAAAGGAATATCATCGCTGGGTGCCTTATATCCATATTGGGTCGTAG
- a CDS encoding heat shock protein HSP70 family protein — protein sequence MIPLVALLALCSPALASILAVDYGSDTMKVALMKPGVPFDVVLDRDSKRKIASVVGWKGEDRLFGQDGRNLATRFPSDTFSGLKPVQGVLFDSGTTSYYTSAAQIAFGHTSRNTFAAKRPNGDEYSVEELVAMQLDYVRELASSVAGENVRDILVTVPGYFTQFQRQAVIDATEIAGMKLITLVNDGTAIAVNYAMTRQFPTREVHMIYDSGAAATRATLVSFHTTTTPAIKKSAKPENITQITVLGSGFDTLASGTELTRRIQTLLESKIPSNLKSELIDRSYAKLTREAERIKAILSVNTEANAGVEGLVADQDFKTKLERKEFDKATEDLFWRFQQPMLDALDGTDVGLADVESVILHGGNTRVPFVQTVLKSTVGSAKIATNVNADEACVLGTAFYGASLSRQFRTKPIKVQDAVVREVFLSYTAENKGKDGNPRTITNVVFPVRSATGVKKTLTLKRKQDFDVVVGFKEIEPAGQPGANVPTLRYTISGVETAYNNLTERGATDAAVKLTLLYSESGLASITEAAVVGTVKDDSFTGKLKNLFGGSSSTTTGTETSTASVSEGTKVEDEPKAPVEKLESIPITATIEPVTIKPLSLDEKKAARKRLIALNAAASAKREREEAYNNLEGFLYRLRRLLSDDSDESPFNGFSTPEERAKIEEAVDAAMEWLDGAGSHANAKELWAKRDEIETMEKPIQHRYKEAETGPKALKDLQQAMFAAKLFVSSAKENRTKIEAFNKLVESDPDGEHEPLAPMAEFTEKEVQEVESLMAENEVYLNERVDVQKSLPKHVDPVLVTADMNSRGMKMQSLVQKLMKRKPKVRAVKKAQTTSSTSSAKAEETTKEKVKDEL from the exons ATGATCCCCCTCGTGGCGCTACTGGCGCTATGTTCGCCGGCGTTGGCCTCGATTCTCGCTGTCGATTATGGCTCCGATACCATGAAAGTCGCGCTTATGAAGCCTGGTGTGCCATTTGACGTTGTACTCGATCGAGACTCGAAAAGAAAGATTGCGAGTGTGGTTGGCTGGAAGGGTGAAGATAGGCTATTTGGGCAGGATGGGCGTAACCTG GCGACTCGGTTCCCCAGCGACACCTTTTCAGGTCTAAAGCCTGTGCAGGGCGTACTATTCGACTCGGGTACGACATCTTACTACACGTCAGCCGCCCAAATCGCCTTTGGACACACTTCACGGAATACCTTTGCCGCAAAAAGACCAAACGGAGATGAATACTCGGTCGAGGAGCTGGTAGCCATGCAGCTGGACTATGTTCGAGAACTAGCAAGCAGTGTTGCAGGCGAAAACGTTCGGGATATCCTTGTGACG GTTCCTGGATACTTTACTCAATTCCAACGACAAGCGGTTATTGACGCGACCGAGATTGCTGGAATGAAACTCATCACTCTCGTCAATGACGGAACAGCGA TCGCCGTGAACTACGCTATGACAAGGCAGTTCCCCACTCGAGAGGTTCACATGATATACGACTCTGGCGCTGCTGCTACCCGGGCTACCCTCGTTTCCTTCCATACCACAACTACCCCTGCCATAAAAAAATCCGCCAAACCCGAAAACATCACCCAAATCACCGTCCTTGGATCGGGCTTTGACACACTCGCTTCTGGTACCGAGCTCACTCGACGAATCCAAACTCTTCTCGAGTCCAAGATCCCGTCGAATCTCAAGTCCGAGTTGATTGATCGTTCGTATGCCAAGCTGACTAGGGAGGCTGAGCGTATCAAGGCAATTCTGAGTGTTAATACCGAGGCCAATGCGGGCGTGGAAGGACTTGTCGCCGACCAGGATTTCAAGACCAAACTCGAGCGAAAGGAATTCGACAAGGCGACTGAGGATTTGTTCTGGAGGTTCCAGCAACCAATGTTGGATGCTCTTGACGGAACAGATGTCGGGCTT GCGGACGTCGAGAGCGTTATTCTTCATGGTGGTAATACACGCGTTCCCTTTGTCCAGACAGTTTTGAAGAGCACGGTTGGATC GGCCAAAATTGCTACCAATGTCAACGCGGACGAGGCCTGCGTTCTCGGCACTGCGTTCTATGGCGCTTCCCTCTCCCGCCAATTCAGGAccaaaccaatcaaagtcCAGGATGCAGTCGTTCGTGAGGTCTTCCTTAGCTATACCGCCGAGAACAAGGGCAAGGATG GCAATCCTCGCACCATTACCAACGTGGTATTCCCGGTTAGGTCTGCGACTGGAGTTAAAAAGACCTTGACTCTCAAGCGCAAACAAGACTTTGATGTTGTCGTTGGATTCAAGGAGATTGA GCCTGCCGGTCAACCTGGCGCAAATGTTCCTACACTTCGGTATACCATCTCCGGCGTAGAAACCGCATACAATAACCTCACTGAACGCGGAGCAACCGATGCTGCTGTCAAACTCACCCTCCTCTATTCAGAGAGTGGTTTGGCGAGCATCACCGAGGCGGCTGTGGTTGGTACCGTCAAGGATGACAGTTTCACTG GCAAGCTCAAGAACCTGTTTGGAGGATCTTCGAGCACTACAACTGGTACCGAGACCAGTACTGCTTCTGTTTCCGAAGGAACCAAGGTTGAAGATGAGCCCAAGGCACCTGTCGAGAAGCTCGAGTCGATTCCTATCACTGCAACCATCGAACCCGTGACTATCAAGCCGCTGTCCCTCGATGAGAAGAAGGCTGCTCGCAAACG CCTGATCGCTCTCAATGCCGCTGCCTCGGCCAAACGTGAACGTGAGGAAGCATACAACAACCTCGAAGGATTTTTGTACCGTCTCCGCCGCTTGCTTTCCGACGACTCGGACGAGTCTCCGTTCAATGGCTTCTCGACACCCGAAGAGAGGGCCAAGATTGAGGAGGCTGTCGATGCTGCTATGGAATGGCTTGATGGTGCTGGGTCCCACGCGAACGCCAAGGAACTGTGGGCCAAACGTGACGAGATTGA AACAATGGAGAAACCCATTCAACACAGGTACAAGGAAGCCGAGACCGGCCCCAAGGCCCTCAAGGACTTGCAGCAAGCCATGTTCGCGGCCAAGTTGTTCGTTTCTTCCGCCAAAGAAAACAGGACCAAGATCGAAGCCTTTAACAAACTCGTCGAGTCCGATCCTGATGGCGAACACGAACCTCTCGCTCCCATGGCCGAATTTACCGAAAAGGAGGTTCAAGAGGTCGAGTCGCTCATGGCCGAGAACGAAGTCTACCTGAACGAACGAGTCGACGTCCAGAAGAGCTTACCAAAACACGTAGATCCAGTCTTGGTCACGGCCGATATGAACTCGAGGGGGATGAAGATGCAGAGTCTTGTGCAAAAGTtgatgaagaggaagccCAAGGTTCGGGCTGTGAAAAAGGCGCAGACGACAAGCTCGACGAGCTCGGCCAAGGCGGAGGAGACGACcaaggaaaaggtcaagGATGAGCTTTAG